The sequence tctctctctctcttttttttttctttgacaagtGAAAGCCCTTCCCTCTCCTTTTTgggacagacacacaacctcGCCGCCAACCTCCTTTCTCATGACTTCACTCACTCATTCTAGACAGAGCCCTAGATACGTCCCATAGGCATGCATACTTAGGGCAaatccccaaacacacacacatacacacacaatcagtgCAGCTGACCTTGTATAGAGGTTGTAGCTTCGCTAAAACCTCCAAAAAGCCTCCTAATCCTGTTCCACCAGGCCAAGGAATAAACTGAACCCTCACTTGTCTATTCAGTATCAAAGCATTGTCTGACTGGGAGCCGTTCAAGACTAAAAAAGGAATAGCATATATAAAAACCCTAAAGTGAATTGAATTATTTAGATCACAAACGTTGTACTCTAAGACATGCAGGCTTCTTTAGACTACAATTCCAGAGGAGGTGGAACCAGGCCGTTAGTTTTAGCActgttagaaaaacagctgcagttgTTACTATGGCTGGTGTTTGCAGTGAAACAAGATGCCAGTTTTTCAGTTGTATCGTGGACATTCTCTGCCATGTTTACTTTACAGGAACTGGTTTTTCCACATTGCGTTGAAGAGTTCTCTCACTGAAGCGTGCAACCTGTTTGAATAGGTAAAACCTTAAAGACCTCTCTGTGGAGTACTTCCATCTGCAGGTGTATGTTTTGGCATAGGTGTATTCTTATTTCCACAAAGCCAAGAAAATTCTTCCTTAATGCTCAGCAAGAGTTGAGCGAGTTTGCTTTCTGATTTTTTCCCACCTAATAGCTACAGTGCACaacaaaaagccaaagccaAGAGGTCAGCCATTGACCCTGCAGAACAGTGTCAGTCTGGGTTGTGTTCCTCTGTTTAAATAGAGCTTTTCTCCTGAGATTCAGTAACTGGAGCTGTTCAAATACCACTTAATTTTACTAGGGCAATTTCAACCATGCACCTAATCACATCTGTATTGTTTTCattcctaaaaaaacaaaaaaacaaaacggtGATTCAGACTTTGCCTTGCTATTCAAAAGCCTCAAGGACTTGAACTTTAAAATTTCAAAGTAGGACATAATCACCATTATGTTCAGCACATGCTGTTGTAAAGTCATTGGAGTGTTGCCAAATGTTAAATCTGAAAAAGCGTGTTGTGGTGCTAAGCTTCAGTGAATCCTCTCGGGGAACAATCCTTAATTTTCAAACATAATTCAGAGGACAAGAGACAAGACTGTACCTGTCTGTGCATGAGTGACATTTAACAAGTGAGCAGTTTGGAAGAATTGGCTCCTCAACAAAAAGTGTTTACAACCCAGCTATAAAAAAAGATAAGGAGATCATTTGCTGTTGTGTGCGAGATATAATATTTCAGTCAGTGGTTCCCAGGCGTCTCTGTCAGACAAACACCCACAGCTCTGTCAGAGAAGCCCAAGCTACTTCCACTCAATAAACTGGATTTGGCAGGATGAAAGTGGatataattacaataatttttCATATAGTTGAACTGTCAGTGTTAATGTTGGTTTGTCAGCATTCATAAAACTTGGAATGGCTGGGAATTTCCAACAGGTATTAATTAAATTGTTCTATTTCAGCCCTTTATCTACAACTTTGAGCTACTCTGATTATTCAACCCTTTAGCTATTACTGCAACCAGTTAACCATTTTAACTCATTTTTACTCATTCAGCCATTATTCTGAGGATACAGTTTTGATCCATTATTCTTTTTGCCATTATTTTAACGTATTCCTATATGTGTAACTGTTTAAACCTCAGTGTGACCTACAGTATCACTGGACCTCAGAGTGGTCAGGCTGACAAACATTGTAAAGTCTGGGCCCCTTGACACCGTTCTCAAGCCCCACTGTACAATAGCATAAAACTGACCTGTACTGGAAGGCTGCTTTTAACTCCTACCCTCACCCAATAGGAAATACTCAGCAGCTTGACCTAGCTTTGTATCTGCTCTGTATTTGCTTATGACCAGTTCTTTACACATGTGCATGCAACCATGCTATGAATGTTTCAGATATGTTGAGAAGgttaatgcacacacataaacacctTCATCATAGgacacaaaagagaaacgctgtgtattgtgtgtttcactgtgtttcATATTTGCCAGGTGTTTTAGGCTTGAAATTCTATCCCAGATTCCTTTGAGTCCAAACCCAGCAAGAGGTCATACATATTTACTTTGCGCAAGTCTTTATCTGTCAAGTATTTTGTCTTCTGTTATCTTTTGTACATCTACTTTTCTAAATGCAAACTTCCTTGTCATATTAGTATTCTCCTCatggcttttttatttttattttttgtgccaCACTCACAAGCAGCAACTGTGAGCTGCAGGATGCCATAATAGCAAGAATAGAAATCTCTTTTATCCCAAAGTCGGCTAACCTTGCCTTGAAGATGATAAGGAAGCTAATAATAAGAGCCTCATGCTCGGTTGTGGACTGAGGAAGTAATTAGGTTCAAGCAGTTTATCAGTGACTGGCCGGAGATGCTGTCTTTCTGTGATAAAGAGGAGCTGGTGAGGTATGCCCTTTTTCTCAAGTGTCCACCGCTCTCTATTTTTTCATCCTCATGTTGCACTCCCCATCCACTTGCCATAGGTGAAGCCCAAAGCAGACTGAGACTGCCATCATGTCACTCATCCCTCAGTCTGCCCCTGCTCGCTCTCCTCAAATGTCCAATCAGGCTAATTTTAGCATGTCTTAGAGGGCTGTGTTAAATTTGACTGCATGTCCATAAGCGTGCCACGATAAAGATCCGTTTGTACTCACTGCGTGCACGGAATTGGCAcgctgtctgttttcttttttgcagtgaTGTTCCCATGTGGCTTCTACTTTACAGTGAGCAGAATTAGCATAGGAAGAGCTGTTTGTGAGGGTGCCACACAGCGTGGTACAGTTTTTAGAATGCCTTTCCCTTTCAGTGGTCGGAAAAAAGGCTGCTTTTAGCATCCTGACACATAACTGAACAGTGTACAGAGGTAGAATACAGTACATTAAGtcactgctgcagagacagTTTCTTATGTAAACAACTACAACTCATTACAGTtatttaaaactaaactaaagctACACTAAAGGTAAACTGCCTTCATTAAAGAgtagcctaaaaaaaaaaacaaatttggaAGAATTTAatagtttagaaaaaaaattctacatttacaCACAGGCTCTCAATTTGAGTAACAGTCCATGAAGacttaaaagtaaaaattagaATAAGAAATAAGATAAGTAAAAGACTGTGGCTCATTATCACAGGACTGAGATGAAGCGGAGTGGGAGGCTCAAACACTGCTCTGCTTTATTGTCTTTCAGTGGCTCCTTGTGTATCTCTTACCTCGTCAATGTTACATAAAGCTGTTATGCCTCTTTTATTGTGATGTAGACACTGGCCTGCAGCTACGGTGTGCCCCCACTTAAAGTACTGATATAtttgtaaacatgtaaacatttatgCATTTGTTCACATTGTTGAACTACGAGCCTTAGTGCAGAGAGTGCATTAGATTGAATAAAGCAGAGGAGCCAGAAGCCACCATTTGTTCACAGTGACAGGTATGATCAATGACCAACGTATAGACagtgaatataaaacaaaccaGTGTTGTAGATAGGAACATGCAGAATACTAACTGGGTACATAAATTAAGTTTGTTTTACTTCTTTCCTGTTTGCAAAGATtataaattaaagtttttaagaCTGCATTACTCACTATGTGTATTTATAGTTCAATCTTGTCCagacaaaaaataatttgaaaacaagaaaaaaaaaaaaaaaagagacttttTGTGTTGATTCAGATTGAAATTTCCACTTCAGAACACCTCAGAGAAATGATTGCATAacatctctgtgtgtttttttcccacaCAGACAGTGAAATGGTCCCAGTGGACTGCCTGCGTCCTCGCTCTTTTGCTGCCACACACCAGGCCTCCATTCAGAGAAACGGTGATGACCCCCGCCTTTCCCTGAGCTTGTGTGACCTGAGCCTGCAGCAGCAAGAGATGCACCTGGAGGAAGATGACGAGGAACAGGAACGACTACAACCCTTAAGCTCCACCTCTTGCCATGTTCCCCAAAACTCTCAAAACTCACAGCAGTGTTCGCTGCTCCCCAGCCATTTGGACAGTGATCTACAGTTCCACTCGGTGCACGGCATCCATGTTACTGTGCTGGACAAGCACACGGTGGCGCGGCAAGATCACCATGGCGACGAGAGGACCCTGGTGTTTACCAGCCGGTCGATGCGCTGCTCAGAGACTGTGTTTCTGAAGGTGAAGACGGGTGTCACAAGGCCTGggtctctttcttatggtgtgACATCATGTGACCCAGCCACCCTGAGGCCCAGTGACCTGCCATCCAACCCAGAGTCCCTGGTTGACCGCAAGGAATTCTGGGCCGTGTGTCGGGTGGCAGTGCCACTCCACACTGGGGATATCTTGGGCTTTGCAGTGAATGCAAATGGGGAGGTCATAATGAGCCATAACGGCATCGGTGCAGGGATGCAGCTGTGTGTCGATAACTCCAGGCCACTCTGGATGTTCTACGGTCTGCACGGCACCATCACACAACTCAGGATTTTAGGTACATTCAGTTTACAAAGCATCTTTTGATCTTCTTAATCCTACTCTGTATTTCATGTTGTTGGACTGCCAAAGTGCCAAACTAATGATTACATTAGACATGCTTGCATTGAGGTGATCAAGACATCTAAACTGCTAAATCACAGCCTTTTATTTTAACTTGCTCCGATACTCAACAAAACAGGATCGGCAAAAAGAGATCAGATTTGGGCTGAACAAAAAGAAACGTATCTACACTAGTGAACGGTTTCTTGAAAGCATTAACTTCGCTGTAGCAGTagtttgaatgttttattacaTCAGAGTTCAGGGAATTTGAATAGGTCCTACAGATCTTCACAGGATGTCATTTGTAACACTCCGTTCAGAAGTTAATGAAGTCTGTGATCCTTGAATGACCTTTGGAGTTTTGATTCCCACTCATCTGAATCATGAAATTGTTCCCCCTCCTTTGCTGTCTGGGCTgctctctgacttttttttttatcaactcGTATATCTCTTGGGAATTTACATTCTACTCCCACAGTTTGCATATGAATGCTAACTTTGTAACTTTCTAACTTTGATGAACAGAATTTCTGTCAGCTCAGTTTGATTCCAAGCAGATTTCACACAATGATAGTGAAGGTACCCTGAAATTAATCATGCCTGGTGTTGAGCTTATGGCTCACATCTATGGATGTGGGACTGCATGCACAGTTTAGGACTCTGAACTTAGAATTAGCAGAATAAGAGCATGTAATGGCTAACAGAATGGCTAAAATCATGGCTTAGTGATAAACAGTGGTTGCAAGCTGTGTTGATTTTGATAGTGAAAATTAAACCATACGTGTTATGTAATGTATCATGCAAATGATGTTGTGATCACAGGTTGAAGCACAAACGTGTTGAAGATAAGGTTTTGATGAAATGTGAAGGAACATTTTTGCTTTACTCTAGGAAAGCTTGCTCCAGTGAAGATCTCCAGATAATTTTATTAGACACATTTTAGTGCATTTAGTAACTATGAAGTGCTGATTTTTACCTAGTTTAGACAATTTCAAAAGAAAAGGTCTCTGATATTCCCACGTTTATTTACTAGGATGTTTAATGTACAGCACATATCTTCAGTGAAGAGGTAAATACAGTAAactgtcacttttttaaaaaaaattgcaatATTTATCGTGACTTTATCAATTCTAAGAGTTTGGCACTTTTTAAAGTTCGCTGTTGTTTATAAGATAGAGCTGCACTGTTGCATTGACTTATGATATGACTCTAAAATACTGCGGTAAGAAGAAATGTGAGCACTTTAAtgatttccttcttttctttctttccttccttaaACCACTAAGCTGGTGTGTTCTGGCTGAGAATGAATGATTCTGACCAAGCAGATTAGACTTATATTAAACTGTATCAATAGAGATGAAGTTCACAGTCAATCTAAATGCATTGGCTTGTTAGAATTTGTTCAATTTAATTCTTCCAGTTTCATTTCTGGATTACAGTTTCTCCTCCGCTCTCTTTCGTGTAGTCAGTCAGGGGTTGAGGAGGTTATTTCTGTCTTGCGTGGGCTCCCAGCAGCCAGCATTATGTATCAGGAGGGAGCCCATGATATCTCCTTTTGATGCCCTCCAtatgtattattaaaatataattgcATGGAGTTTTGATATGCTGGCTTTTCAACCCACAGCATGTTCCCTTAACACTGCTTCCCCAATCATCTCTGtgcttcctcttttcctttgcattttcttcctctcctaCACCCCTCTGTCTCCTGATTCTTGGGGGTATGAGCATTCTTCGAGTCATTACCCACTCCAGCTGTGGAAAGTGCATTTATGACGTCTGTGCTCACCCACTCGCTGTAGCCGCACACCATgagttgccatggaaacaccTAGCCACTGAGGCAAGTGACAGTTTGTCATGGCTGGGTGTTGTCGAGCCTGTGAAGTGGAACAGATGGGAGTCTGTTGCTCTCACATGGTCATCTGTTATCTTATTCTAGAAAATGAGATGTTATAATTGTACCCAAGATGTTTGGAATCAATAATGGCTTACAGTAGTCATGTATTTCCTCTTTACAGGTGTCCTGCTCTACGTTTACATGTGTTCATTTCAGCATGCGCTCGGCTGTAATAATTCATACTTTTGTCATTGATCAAATGATGTCAAAGGGATCACTGGTGGTGACAACCCTGAGAGGATTATTACCTGACTTACTTCAAGATGCATTTGAGCACATTTGATCACCTGCAATTTAATGTTTTGGTTCActttcattgttttgatttcGGTGAAACAGAATTACTGTGTGCTGCCTGCATAGTTCAGAATATAacctaaaaataaatagattcataaaatattaagtaaaataatctaaaaaaaaaacatactacaTAGAATAGATAGTTTCTCTGCTTTCCATAAAAATGTTAGTATATCAAAAACATACTACATGAACATCTCTATTCTATTTGTATTTGCATCTCTACTCATAACACTAATATttcatataaattatttttacttgGTGTCCATTTGCAGTGGGTGTTTAGgacaatatatttttaatgttcaaCAGTAAGTTCATGTCTGCAGGTAATGTATACAGCCCCAAAAGCCTTGACcaagcaaaaaaagaaaaagaaaaaagtctaCAAAGCCCTTCACACCACTTGCTTCTGCTCTTTGAGGTCACTGCTTTGAGTGCACAGTCATAACTGAAGGCAACTCAGATGAATATATCAACATTTTTAATCAGCTGAGATTTTCTCTCATCTTGACTGTTGTGTTGTGGCTGTATGGTGGGTGGGTGTTAAGAAATTCTTTAGTTAGACAATCAACCTGAAACAATACAAATAAGGgagataaaaatgtgattttgaaaATTCAACCATGCACAGTGGAAATTAGGCCCTTGTGCCCTGCAACACATGGGCATACAGACATAGTTAGCTATTAGCTAATTAACAAAGCATTTACGCTGGCTGCGAAAGAGAAAGTTATTTCCCCCCAGGCgctggtagagaccaaaaacagacataaaatgaGAGCGAATATGAGACGTACAGTATGCTCCACAGATGGACACAAACAGGGCTCCAAATAAATGCTTCTGTTGCTCCATAACTACTGGATGTgtataaaagcaaatatttgctaaaaaaaaaaaataaataaattactctATAAACTGTAACTAACATGATGTCAGAGTCGTTACAGCTTGTTTCCATTGCCTGCAAGTGGCCAAAAATCAATGAATGTAGGCTTTTTCAGAtactgacagaaagagaaaccaGCCTGAAGTGTGGTGATCTCTATATTTGATCAGCATGTGCTGAAACCTCCACACACGTGCTCTACCACAAATAGTCGTATGTCCTGCCTGCATAGCTGAAGCCATTCACATActtataacaaaaaaaaaaagaaatataaggCATGATGAAAGGTAAACTTGATGAAAGATTACATGAATAGACATGAAAGTTATCCAGTCTGGTTTATTAGAGTTGGCCAAGACATGAGCCAACAGCCGGACTGCCATATAGGTCATGCTAAGTTGGTAACGGAAGAGTGTGCAAACTGTAAGCGTACATGCCTATGCCTCTGTATGTACTCTGAAATACAACAGTATAAAGAGTACATAAATAgatgaatgaagaaaaaaaaaaaaacacatctcagcAAAGTCGTACAATCACCAGTcccagcaaacaaacacaaatacgaACAAGTTATGGAAGGTTTTGTATGGATTACCAGAAGTTCTGTGCTCATCCAGATTTTGCTACatctgttgatttttttcaagCAAACTGGTTGTTACATGACTAAAAAGTTGGTATGATTTGTTTATGTAGGTTGAAACTGAGACTGCAGTGGTTAGAGTGGCCTAAGGAAAATGGCATCAGATTTCAGTGCAGTGCATCAGAGCACGTAGCTTGAGTTTCGCAACAGTACACATATTTGTGTTAAGACAACATCACTGTCTATACTTTATTCCCTTTTTTTGAAAGAATATAGCACTTAATATTATATGTAATTTTTCTATGATCGCCAAATccgtttttcagttttctctccACCCCACACTGCCACTGTAGGACAGCTGTTGGTTAGAATGTAAAGTACCAATATTAGATAATTTGACACATGGAAGGATGATGGTGCCAAGTAAACGGCCAGTCCAACAGTCTGGAAATAATTCTGCCACGGTCAGTTGAAGGACAATGTGTAAACAACAATGCTGTGTGCCCGCCAGGCAGACTGGATCAGAGTTCGTCTGTGGAATGGGGATCATATTTTCATCTGTGAGTAGAGATGAGCTGCCAATATGAGAACCAGTGCCAGAGCTGGTGGACGTGGGGATGTGGGTGGGGACGGATCATACAGGACAGACAACAGATTCTGTGGAAGTGTTTTGTACCCAACCCTGAGGGATCAGGGGCTCATGGAGAAGGAAGgaaggtggtggtgggtgggggtgtggggTGTTTGGCGTCTGACGAGATTATACCAACTCATAGGCTCTTGACTCACTCACAGACGCCCACACACAGGTGCTGTGGACTCACAGTCATCTGCTTGGTGAAAGAATAAATTTAATACATATGTGTGCGCACAACATGAAGTATTGGACCTAAACGGTGATGGAGATCGAACCAGATATCCACTGCCCCcagttgctaattctcagatCTGATTAACATTTTAGAGaattaaagaaacatttgaCTCCTAGCTGTGCAGGTATTACATTTGTATGTGAATGGTGGTAAATATTTGATCTGACATAAATGTGTCttctgtcttctttcaggcTCATCTCTGCACCAAGACCTTCGAGGGCCGTCAATCCCTAGCTCCCCATCCTGTACACCTAACACCCCCTCAATGCCTTGCAGTGGCAACTTGGAGCCCAACCTCAACACGCCCTTGAACATCAACCTCAATTCAAGCCTCAATTCCAGCTACCACACagtcttttcttcctccacagGTTTGTCCAAGTGGTCCAGTTTATTCCTTTCCCTTCCTCCTATTCTCCATCTTTCCTGTTCTTGAGTTCCAACGATCAGGCCATCCGAATAAATCCCCCTAAAAAGAGATTCATGGAATATTCCTTTTTGAGAGCATCTTGGAAAGCCAGGCCATGTATTTACATGTGCCGTGTATTTCCTGTCCACAttcttgtgatttttttccctcctctgtttatccttttttttttttgtttatgaaatTGATTAAAAGACATGCACAAGAGCAGAAACCAGCCAGCAGCAGACAAACACTGACTGAGTACCACCATGACATCGACTCACGATATGCACGTTAGCACATGAAGCAAATATTTACCCTAGTGATGTGACACAGCGATTCCAAACATCACTGCAATTCCAAGCTGcagacagaatgacagaaaaagtCTGAGCAGATAATGGTAGCAGAAGAAGTAGTGCAGCTCATAATTATTCCTCCATAATGTTGTCCTGGAGCTTCATtagcagagaaaaacagtggGATGGGTATTGATAGATGAACTAAAAGAGAGATTGGATATATGATGCAGAGGATGTCACAGTGTGACCAGCAGAAAGGTGCACTCCGTTCTTTGGCAATTcttaattttgttttccctctttcaCATTCATGAAAACATtcctaatattttttttttgtcatcaactCAGGCACAACCCCAAGCTCTCCCTTCTCCAGTCACCCAGAGTCCCCTACCTTCCCATCCTGCTCGAGCTCGTGGAGCGACGAATGCACCATTTGCTACGAGAACATGGTGGACACAGTCCTCTATGCCTGTGGACACATGTGTCTCTGTTACGCCTGTGGCCTCAAACTCAAGAAGATGGCCAATGCGTGCTGCCCCATCTGCAGGAGGACAATCAAAGATATCATCAAGACCTACCGGAGCACGTAGGCTTGTGCATCTTCAGGTTCAGCTCAAGTGGCTCTCGAAGCAATGCAAGACTTTGAAAAGATGGACACAGCAcacatgtttgtgtgcaatCTGGCTCAGGTACTCTACAGCAGGATGTTAAactaacattttaaacattttatcttCAATGCACATCTTTAGAAAGCTCACAGTACATCCCACCTGTGAAGACAGCAGTGTgatcaacagaaacagcagatttAATGTTGATCTGCTAATGCCCATTGACTCTGGTTTGTGCATCTGTTGAAGACAATGAGTAATCTGAACCGTCCTAGTTTCTCCAG is a genomic window of Mastacembelus armatus chromosome 15, fMasArm1.2, whole genome shotgun sequence containing:
- the LOC113131985 gene encoding E3 ubiquitin-protein ligase NEURL1-like, giving the protein MGGQITRNTIYDSFNGPFPATSHRCHHKPRRCLPIQPCGSLSSFPLLFHPSTKGSQIIMDMSQRTVKRQASFCNAITFSNRPIAVYEQVRLKITKKQCCWSGALRLGFTSKDPSRINPDTLPKYACPDLVSQSGFWAKALPEELSNEGNIISFWVDKKGRVFYRINDSSPMLFFSGVHVSEPLWALIDVYGLTRGVQLLDSEMVPVDCLRPRSFAATHQASIQRNGDDPRLSLSLCDLSLQQQEMHLEEDDEEQERLQPLSSTSCHVPQNSQNSQQCSLLPSHLDSDLQFHSVHGIHVTVLDKHTVARQDHHGDERTLVFTSRSMRCSETVFLKVKTGVTRPGSLSYGVTSCDPATLRPSDLPSNPESLVDRKEFWAVCRVAVPLHTGDILGFAVNANGEVIMSHNGIGAGMQLCVDNSRPLWMFYGLHGTITQLRILGSSLHQDLRGPSIPSSPSCTPNTPSMPCSGNLEPNLNTPLNINLNSSLNSSYHTVFSSSTGTTPSSPFSSHPESPTFPSCSSSWSDECTICYENMVDTVLYACGHMCLCYACGLKLKKMANACCPICRRTIKDIIKTYRST